The nucleotide sequence ATATCTGCGCCGCGCTTGGCCCCGAGCTGAAGCGGCTCGGCCTCCTGTTCGTCGGCATCGACGTGATCGGCGGCAAATGGCTGACCGAGATCAACGTCACCTCGCCCACCGGCATCGTCGCCATCGACAGGTTCAACGGCACCGACACCGCGGCCCTCATCTGGGACGCCATCGAGAAGAAGGTCAAAGCATAATGGGGGACTGGATCCGCGAGCTCATCGAGCAGTCGAGCTACCTTGGCGTGGCCCTGCTGATGCTGCTCGAAACCGTGTTTCCGCCGATCCCGTCCGAGATCATCATGTCCTTGTCCGGCCTTCAGGCGTCGCGGGGCACGATGACGCTCTGGGGTGTGATCCTGGCCGGCACCTTCGGGGCGATGGTCGGCAACATCTTCTGGTATGCCATCGCCCGCTGGCTCGGCATCGAGCGATTCCATCCCTTCATCGACAAGTTCGGCCGCTATCTCACCGTCGACTGGAAGGAAGTGAAGCGCGCCGACCATTTCTTCGACCGATATGAGCGCTGGTTCGTCTGCTTCGGTCGCATGGTGCCGACGATCCGCTCGCTGGTGTCGATCCCGGCCGGCGTATTCGGCATGCGCTGGAAGCCCTTCCTCATCTACTCCACGATCGGCACCTTCGGCTGGACCACCGCCCTCGCCACCGCCGGCTATCTGCTCGGCCAGAACTACGCCGACGTCGACAAGTATCTCGGCCCGGTTTCGACGGGCGTCATCGCGATCCTGGTGCTCTGGTATCTGTTCCGGGTGATTACCTGGAAGCCCGCGGATGAGCGTTCCGATACACGTCCATGAGATGGGCGGTGTCGACCGCCGTATAGATTTGGGTCGAGGACAGGCTGGCATGGCCCAGCAGCTCCTGGAGCGAGCGGAGGTCGGCGCCGCGCCCGAGCAGATGGGTGGCGAAGCTGTGCCGCAGCGCGTGCGGCGTCGTCCGCTCGGAGAGTCCCAGCCGCACACGCGCCCGGCGAACTGCACGGCGGACGATCTCGCCCCTGAGCGGTCCTCCCCGCGCGCCCCGGAACAGCGGCTGCTCCTTAGCGGTCGAATAGGGGCATAGCGCCAAATAACGTTCGATCGCGTCTCGCACGGGCGCCAGCAGTGGCACGATCCGCGTCTTGTTGCGCTTGCCCGTTACGGTCATCGCGTCGCCGAGCGGCAGCGCCGAGCCGGTAAGGCCCAGCGCCTCGGCCACGCGCAGGCCGGAGCCGTAGAGCAGCATCAGCACGGCGAAATCACGCGCCGCGATCCACTCCTCCGAGGCGTCCTCGGCGGCGTCCTCCGCCAGCGCCACCACTTCGTCGGGCGAGATCGGCCGCGGCACGCTGCGGGGTCTCTTCGGGCCCTTGAGCTTGGGCACTGCCGCCTCCCGCCCCGTCTCGCCCGCGGCGAAGGCGAGGAAGCCGCGCACCGCCGACAGCTCGCGCGCCGCCGAGCTGTTGCCGAGCCCGGCCGCACGGCGCTTGGTTAGGAAGGCGCGAAGGTCCGCCGCCTGGAGGCTCGTCAGCGTCTCGCCGGTCACCGCCTCGCCGCGATGGGAACCGAGAAAGTCGATCAGCCGATGCGCGGTCGCCGCATAGGCGCGCACCGTATGCTCGGAACGGCGACGATCGCGGGAAAGATGGTCCTGCCAGCTTGCCGCCAGCTCCCGCGCCGGATGGTCGTCCAAGTGCCCCGGCGAAGGCCGGGGTCCAGTCGATGTTGGTTGCTGGACTCCGGCTTTCGCCGGAGAACGGGAACTGCCCTCATCGGGCCTCAGGGGATCAGCCACCGGCCTATGCAGCGCGCCAGCACGCGTCCCAGGAAAACGAGAAGCTCGGAGCCATGCCGCGTCTCGAAGCCTTGGGCGCCGCGCTGTCCGAGGGCGAGGAGACCGTTGGGGAGCGGCGGATCGCTGTCCAGCCTCACCAGCGCTTCGGCGCGGATCAGTTCGCAGGCCGGCCCGAACAATGGATGGCCCCGCTCGCAGCCGCGCAGCAGCACGCCGTCGAACTGCTCGATCGAACGCTCGATCACCCGCGGGTCGACGAACTGCATACCCGAGGCATCCGCGCGCATGCCCTTGTCGCCGACGAACAGCGCCACGGCGACCGCATCGAGGCCCAATATCTGCGGCCATTCCTGCGTGACGATATGGATGAGGTGGTCGAAGCCCTCGGCCTCGACGGCCGCGAGCACGGCCTCGTGAATCGAGGCGACCGCGCCCGAATGGCCGCGCGCGAAGGCGATGAGATCCTGATTGGCCTCCTCCGCCGCCGCGACCCGGGCACGAAGATGCGCCACTGCCCGGTCCTCAAAGCTGATCACCGTACCCATGGACCGGAGCTTAGCGGCAATTTGGTTAATAGGCGATGGTCGACTGATTACGTAATCGAGGCGTCGCCCAGATACGCCTTCTCGCACGCCGCGAAGATGCTCGTCGAAGGGCCAAGGGCACCCACTTTCTTCTCGATTTCCTGCTCCAACAGCCTGAGCTCGGCGGGAGAAATCCCCTCCCCGGCCCTGCCGAGGGGCACTGCAAGCCGCTCCACGCGGGGCAGATATTCACCCCGCAGCGGGTTGTCGGCGCCACCGCCGATCAAGGCCCCTGATACGTAAGAGCAGATTCCCGCACGCAGCGGCTCCTCCTCCGGCAGCTGAACCGGGTGATCCAGGGCGGCGGTCGGATGTTCCTCGACGCAGCGATCGACGAAGCTATCCACCGCGCCTTGCAGCAGAATCCGCCCTCCCGCTCGATGGACGTCCGTCATCCGGCTCGCCAGGCGGTCCACGCCCTCCCGTCCAACCAGCATGTGGGCAAAGTGAAAGCCCTGCGGATCATGCTGGAGAATGATGGGCCTGCTGACGTCGGACCCCCGCGCCTTGATCGCGCTGGCCATCGCGCAGACGAACAGCCGATCGCCCTCATCCTCCGGCAGCGACGGCAACGGCTCCGGCTCGCCGATCCCGTAGCCGATCTTGCAGCGGTTGAGATCCAGCAACCAGTTACCGGTGTTGAGCTGCCGATTCGCTTCGACGTCAAATGCTTCCCACGCGCCCGCTGGGACGAAATCGTCGATCAGCGTCGCCTCGCGCATTTCACTCTCGATCGACTGGCGGCGCGCCAGCTCAGCCGCGTCGACACCCGCGTCCGCACCCGCTTTCCTGAACGTTTGCGCGGCACCGAAGCAGAGCTTCGCGCGCTCCGCCGCGTCTCCCGGAAGATCGCTGAAATCCGTGCTGCGCGTTCCGCAACCGACGAGCAGAAGGCTCGCACCCAGGACGACAGACAGAACCGGCCGCATGCGCGCCTCCCGCTCGGAAGGTCAGGCCGTAGCATAAAAACGCTCCGGATACGAAACGATGGAGTCTCAGCCGATCTTCTGGCCGGTCTTCTCCCAGTCCGCGAGGAACGCCTTAAGTCCATTGTCGGTCAGCGGATGATTGAAGAGCTGGCGGATCACCTTGGGCGGAGCGGTCATCACGTCGGCGCCGATCTTCGCGGCCTCAAGGACATGGACGGGGTGGCGCACGCTCGCCACCAATATTTGTGTCTCGAAGTCGTAATTGTCGTAGATCATCCGGATCTCGGAGATGATCTGCATGCCGTCGAAGCCGATATCGTCGTGGCGGCCGACGAAGGGCGAGATGAAGGTCGCCCCCGCCTTGGCCGCGAGCAGCGCCTGGTTGGCGGTGAAGCAGAGGGTGACATTCACCATCGTGCCGTCGGCGGTGAGCTTCTTGCAGGTCTTGAGGCCGTCGATGGTGAGCGGCACCTTCACCGCGATATTGCCGGCGATCTTCCGCAGGATCTCCGCCTCACGCATCATCTCGTCATGGTCGGTGGCGACGACTTCGGCCGAGACCGGCCCCGGCACGATCCCGCAAATCTCCTTCACCACCTCGAGGAAGTCTTTGCCGGACTTATGGACCAGCGACGGATTGGTCGTGACGCCGTCCAGCAGGCCGGTTTCTGCGAGGTCCCGGATTTCGGCGGTGTCGGCGGTGTCGACGAAGAATTTCATTTGAGGCATGCCTTTGAAGGATTGAGGATTCGCGCGCCCTTCTAGCCACACGGGCCGGCAGGCGCGAGTCATGAGGGCGCGATGGCGACGGCTTTGGACAAGGGCGACGCTCTTCACCGGGCGATCTGGGCGATCGCGCTCCCCGCCATGCTGACCAATGTCGCGACCGCCCTGTTCGGCCTCGCCGACCTATGGGTGATCGGGCAACTCGGCATCCCGGCCGCCCAGGCCGGCGTCGAGCTCGGCGCCAAGTTCATGATGGGCCTGCTGGTCGTCTTCAACTTCCTGAAGACCGGCACCATCGCGCTCACCGCGCAGGCGGCGGGTCGGGGCGACGAGGCCGCCCAGGCCGCCGCCCTCGCCCGCGCCAGCGGCGTCGCCTTGCTGATCGCACTCATGCCGCTCGCCATCCCGTTGGGGCTCGATTTCCTCAATGCCCGCGGCGCCTTCGCCGAGGAGGCTCGCACCTATGTCTCGATACGCTATTGGGGCGGCCCGCTCTGGCTGGTGAACGCCGTCCTGGTCGGCTGGCTGGTCGGGCGCAAGAAGGTGCGGGCGGTGCTGGTGGTCGAGGTCGCCGCCAATATAGGCCATATCGTCCTCGACCTGCTGTTCGTCCTCGGCTTCGGCTGGGGCGTCGCCGGCGTGGCGACGGCAACCTTGCTCTCGGAAGGCCTCAAGCTCGCCGTCCTGGTCGGGGTCGTCGCCCGGGAGGCGCCCGCCGCGATGGCGCTACGCGCCGCCTTCCGCCGCGCCACCTGGGACAAGGCGTCCCTCGGCGCCCTCTTCCGCATCAACCGCGATCTTTTCCTGCGCACTCTGCTGCTGACCGGCGCGATCCTGCTCATGGCCCGCGACGGCGCCCGTGAAGGCCCGCTGGTGCTCGCCGCCAACGGCATCCTCTATCAGCTGTTCATCCTCTCCGCGCTGATCCTCGACGGGTTCGAAGCCTCGGCCCAGGTGCTGTGCGGCGAGGCGGTGGGCGGCAAGGATCGTCGCCGCTTCGACCGGCTGATCCGTGCGCTCCTCCTCTGGGGTCTAGGCTTCGGCGCGCTGGTGACCGGCGCCTACATCCTCTTCGGCGCGCCCTTCGCGGCAAGCTTCAGCACCGATCCGGCCGTGACCGCGACGACGCTCGCCTATTTGCCCTGGGCCGTATGGCTGCCGCTGATCGGCGTCACCTCCTACGTCTATGACGGCATCTATGTCGGCGCGACCTGGACGCGGGCCCTGCTGGTGACGATGGTGGCCGCGTTCACGACCTATGCCCTGGTGCTCTGGGCCGCCGGCTCCCTCGGCAACCACGGCCTGTGGCTGGCCTTCACCCTGTTCTTCATCGCCCGTGCGGCCGGCCAGGCGCTGCTGCTGCCGAGGCTGCGGCGGGCGACCTTCGAAGCCTAGCGCAGCACGCCGAACACGCGCGTCAGCACCGGATCGTTGGTCGAGGAGGGATCGGCGCGGATCGCCGCTTCCTCCCGGCCGATGGCCCGCCAGATGCCCTCGGCCGTCTTTTGAGTCACGTCGCGCTGCAGGCCTGCGAAGTCGATGCCCGTGGCGGCGCCGAGCGCCTGGCTGAGCAGGCCGCTGTCGAGCACCCTCAATGCCGAGCCGACTCCGGGGAACAGCGCCTCCACGATCCGCTCCCCGATCTGACGCTCGAGATATTGAGTCGCCGCGGTCGGTCCGCCTCGCACGATCGAAAGGGCGTCGGGGATCGTCATGCTCCGGATAGAATCATAGACGATCGGAGCCGCATTATCCGCCGCCTCGGCCGCCGCGGCATTCACCAGCCGCAGCAACCGGTCCTGCACCGCCGGCTGGCGCAGCAGTGCCGCGGCCACGGCGGTCGCGCCGCTACCGCCCCATTGCGGCGGCAGGCTGACCCGCGCCAGTTCGTCCTCGAAAAAGCCATTCTCCTGCAGCAGTCCCGCAAAAGCCCTTTGCGACGAGACGGTGAGAAGACGCCGTATCGCGTCCTCCAATCCGAACCCGCCCAGTTCGCCGAGCGTGCAGGACGGGAGGGCCAGCGCGGGAGTAACCAGGGCCAGGCTGAGCAGGCGCCTGCGGCTCAGCGGCCGTTCAATACCGAAACAATCGTTCATAGTTCGGCGGAACGACCGGCGAGCAGCTATGTTGCACGCAGCCCTTCCAACCGAGACCGACTCCGCCACGGGGCGAGCGCGGCGTCCCTTCCGCTGGAAATCGAAACCGACGCGCGCCCGATCGGCGCCACTTATATGGCGGCTTTCGCCCGCCGCGCGATTGGCGATATGGCGGGGGCTCATGAACCGTGTCCGCGTCATCCTCCTCAATGCCGCCTTGGGTCCGCTCGACTATCGTGCCTCGAAGGACACGATCGTCGAGCCGGGCTCGATCGTGCTGGCGCCATTGGGACCGAGGCAGATCGTCGGCGTCGCCTGGGAACCCGAGCGGCTGCAGGCGGGCGAGGTGGAGGCCGCGCGGCTTCGCTCCCTCCTCCACGTCTATGACGTCCCTCCCCTCGCCGAGCCGCTCAGGCGTCTGATCGAGTGGACCGCCGACTATTATCTGGCGCCGCTCGCCTCCGTGCTTCGGATGACGCTGCCCTCGTCGAGCGCGCTCGACGGCGCCCGGACGATCGTCGAGTATCGCGCCACCGGCCTCGTCCCCGATCGGATGACGCCGCAGCGCGCGCAGGCGCTGGAGCGGATCGGCGAGCGGCAGGGGCTGGTCCGCGAGCTCGCGCTGGCCGCCGACGTCTCGGACGGCGTCATCCGGGGCCTCATCAAGGCAGGGGCGATCGAGGCGGTCGAGGTCTCGGTCGACGACCCCTTCCCCATGCCGGACCCCGATCATGGCCCGCCGGTCCTCGAAGCGGCACAGCGGGAGGCGGCGCGGCAATTCGTCGACGCCGTCCGCGCGCGGGAATTCGCGCCCTTCCTGCTCGACGGAGTCACCGGCTCGGGCAAGACCGAGGTCTATTTCGAGGCGGTGGCCGAGGCGATCCGCCAGGGGCGGCAGACGCTCGTCCTCCTCCCCGAGATCGCGCTCACCGAGCCGTTCCTGAAGCGCTTCGCCGCCCGCTTCGGCTGCGAGCCGGTCGCCTGGCATTCGGGCCTGCGCCAATCCCAGCGCCGCCGCGCCTGGCGGGCGATCGCCAGCGGCGACGCGCGAGTGGTGGTCGGCGCCCGCTCCGCCCTCTTCCTCCCCTATCGCAATCTCGGCCTCATCGTCGTCGACGAAGCCCACGAGACGAGCTTCAAGCAGGAGGACGGCGTCCAGTATCACGCCCGCGACGTGGCCGTGATGCGGGCCAAGCTGGAGAAGGTGCCAGCGATCCTCGCCTCCGCCACCCCGGCCATCGAGACCCGGCAGATGGCCGAGATCGGCGTGTACAAGGAGGTGAAGCTTCCCGGCCGCTACGGCACCGCCGAGATGCCGGACATCGCCGCCATCGACCTCCTCGCCGATCCGCCGCCCCGCGGCCGCTGGCTCGCGCCGACTCTGGTGAAGGAGATGGAGGTCAATCTGGAACGGGGGGAGCAGACCCTCCTCTTCCTCAACCGGCGCGGCTATGCTCCGCTGACCCTCTGCCGCCATTGCGGGCATCGCTTCCAGTGCCCCAACTGCACCGCCTGGATGGTCGAGCACCGGCTGGTCTCGCGCCTTGCCTGCCACCATTGCGGCCATGTCATGCCGCCACCCCGCGCCTGCCCCGAATGCCATGAGGAGGACAGCCTCGTCGCCTGCGGCCCGGGCGTGGAGCGCATCGCCGACGAGGTTGCCGCCCTCTTCCCCGACGCGCGCACCGCCATCGTCACCTCCGACACCATCTGGTCCCCCGCCAAGGCGGCCGAGTTCGTCGGCCGCATGGAAGCCGGCGACATCGACATCGTCATCGGCACCCAACTGGTGACGAAAGGCTATCACTTCCCCAATCTCACCCTGGTGGGCGTGGTCGACGCCGACCTCGGCCTCTCCGGCGGAGACCTTCGCGCCGCGGAGCGCAGCTTCCAGCAGATCATGCAGGTCTCCGGCCGGGCGGGGCGAGGCGAGAAGCCGGGCCGCGTCCTCGTCCAGACCCACGAACCCGCCGCACCCGTCATCAGTGCCCTCATCAGCGGCGACGCCGAAGGCTTCTA is from Sphingosinicella humi and encodes:
- a CDS encoding MATE family efflux transporter, which gives rise to MATALDKGDALHRAIWAIALPAMLTNVATALFGLADLWVIGQLGIPAAQAGVELGAKFMMGLLVVFNFLKTGTIALTAQAAGRGDEAAQAAALARASGVALLIALMPLAIPLGLDFLNARGAFAEEARTYVSIRYWGGPLWLVNAVLVGWLVGRKKVRAVLVVEVAANIGHIVLDLLFVLGFGWGVAGVATATLLSEGLKLAVLVGVVAREAPAAMALRAAFRRATWDKASLGALFRINRDLFLRTLLLTGAILLMARDGAREGPLVLAANGILYQLFILSALILDGFEASAQVLCGEAVGGKDRRRFDRLIRALLLWGLGFGALVTGAYILFGAPFAASFSTDPAVTATTLAYLPWAVWLPLIGVTSYVYDGIYVGATWTRALLVTMVAAFTTYALVLWAAGSLGNHGLWLAFTLFFIARAAGQALLLPRLRRATFEA
- a CDS encoding DUF4197 domain-containing protein; protein product: MNDCFGIERPLSRRRLLSLALVTPALALPSCTLGELGGFGLEDAIRRLLTVSSQRAFAGLLQENGFFEDELARVSLPPQWGGSGATAVAAALLRQPAVQDRLLRLVNAAAAEAADNAAPIVYDSIRSMTIPDALSIVRGGPTAATQYLERQIGERIVEALFPGVGSALRVLDSGLLSQALGAATGIDFAGLQRDVTQKTAEGIWRAIGREEAAIRADPSSTNDPVLTRVFGVLR
- a CDS encoding tyrosine recombinase XerC; this translates as MDDHPARELAASWQDHLSRDRRRSEHTVRAYAATAHRLIDFLGSHRGEAVTGETLTSLQAADLRAFLTKRRAAGLGNSSAARELSAVRGFLAFAAGETGREAAVPKLKGPKRPRSVPRPISPDEVVALAEDAAEDASEEWIAARDFAVLMLLYGSGLRVAEALGLTGSALPLGDAMTVTGKRNKTRIVPLLAPVRDAIERYLALCPYSTAKEQPLFRGARGGPLRGEIVRRAVRRARVRLGLSERTTPHALRHSFATHLLGRGADLRSLQELLGHASLSSTQIYTAVDTAHLMDVYRNAHPRASR
- a CDS encoding primosomal protein N', producing the protein MNRVRVILLNAALGPLDYRASKDTIVEPGSIVLAPLGPRQIVGVAWEPERLQAGEVEAARLRSLLHVYDVPPLAEPLRRLIEWTADYYLAPLASVLRMTLPSSSALDGARTIVEYRATGLVPDRMTPQRAQALERIGERQGLVRELALAADVSDGVIRGLIKAGAIEAVEVSVDDPFPMPDPDHGPPVLEAAQREAARQFVDAVRAREFAPFLLDGVTGSGKTEVYFEAVAEAIRQGRQTLVLLPEIALTEPFLKRFAARFGCEPVAWHSGLRQSQRRRAWRAIASGDARVVVGARSALFLPYRNLGLIVVDEAHETSFKQEDGVQYHARDVAVMRAKLEKVPAILASATPAIETRQMAEIGVYKEVKLPGRYGTAEMPDIAAIDLLADPPPRGRWLAPTLVKEMEVNLERGEQTLLFLNRRGYAPLTLCRHCGHRFQCPNCTAWMVEHRLVSRLACHHCGHVMPPPRACPECHEEDSLVACGPGVERIADEVAALFPDARTAIVTSDTIWSPAKAAEFVGRMEAGDIDIVIGTQLVTKGYHFPNLTLVGVVDADLGLSGGDLRAAERSFQQIMQVSGRAGRGEKPGRVLVQTHEPAAPVISALISGDAEGFYAAETEARRDAAMPPFGRLAGIIISSEDLTEATETARLIGRTAPRVENMAVFGPAPAPLAMLRGRHRQRLLVHAARSLDVQDVIRDWLGKLDWPRGVRVAVDVDPYSFL
- a CDS encoding DedA family protein, with the protein product MGDWIRELIEQSSYLGVALLMLLETVFPPIPSEIIMSLSGLQASRGTMTLWGVILAGTFGAMVGNIFWYAIARWLGIERFHPFIDKFGRYLTVDWKEVKRADHFFDRYERWFVCFGRMVPTIRSLVSIPAGVFGMRWKPFLIYSTIGTFGWTTALATAGYLLGQNYADVDKYLGPVSTGVIAILVLWYLFRVITWKPADERSDTRP
- a CDS encoding DUF484 family protein, whose product is MREGVSGRRLDYVISRPSPINQIAAKLRSMGTVISFEDRAVAHLRARVAAAEEANQDLIAFARGHSGAVASIHEAVLAAVEAEGFDHLIHIVTQEWPQILGLDAVAVALFVGDKGMRADASGMQFVDPRVIERSIEQFDGVLLRGCERGHPLFGPACELIRAEALVRLDSDPPLPNGLLALGQRGAQGFETRHGSELLVFLGRVLARCIGRWLIP
- the fsa gene encoding fructose-6-phosphate aldolase, which encodes MKFFVDTADTAEIRDLAETGLLDGVTTNPSLVHKSGKDFLEVVKEICGIVPGPVSAEVVATDHDEMMREAEILRKIAGNIAVKVPLTIDGLKTCKKLTADGTMVNVTLCFTANQALLAAKAGATFISPFVGRHDDIGFDGMQIISEIRMIYDNYDFETQILVASVRHPVHVLEAAKIGADVMTAPPKVIRQLFNHPLTDNGLKAFLADWEKTGQKIG